The following proteins come from a genomic window of Halomarina ordinaria:
- a CDS encoding 2'-5' RNA ligase family protein translates to MYSLNAPLPSRVTEVAADLRDDLPSGVRPRRRPTLVVKRLGEGDHRDLTTRCRTLLADAPACAARLAGLDAFDAPTGPVTHLVVESPGLRRLHDRLCESFDPIEGIEGTDYVPHVTLGRGGDSREVRRFCEWPVEGVEWRIDDLWLWHADYRERVSVIPLG, encoded by the coding sequence GTGTACAGCCTCAACGCGCCGCTCCCGTCTCGAGTGACGGAGGTTGCCGCCGACCTGCGCGACGACCTGCCCTCGGGCGTCCGTCCGCGTCGACGACCGACGCTCGTCGTCAAACGCCTCGGCGAGGGCGACCACCGCGACCTGACCACGCGCTGTCGCACCCTGCTCGCGGACGCCCCCGCCTGCGCCGCACGGCTCGCCGGACTGGACGCCTTCGACGCCCCGACCGGGCCCGTCACCCACCTCGTCGTCGAGAGCCCCGGCCTCCGTCGCCTCCACGACCGCCTCTGCGAGTCGTTCGACCCTATCGAGGGCATCGAGGGGACAGACTACGTCCCGCACGTCACGCTCGGGCGGGGCGGCGATTCGCGCGAGGTGCGGCGGTTCTGCGAGTGGCCGGTCGAGGGCGTCGAGTGGCGTATCGACGACCTGTGGCTGTGGCACGCCGACTACCGCGAGCGGGTCTCCGTGATTCCGCTCGGCTAG